Proteins from a genomic interval of Oncorhynchus clarkii lewisi isolate Uvic-CL-2024 chromosome 15, UVic_Ocla_1.0, whole genome shotgun sequence:
- the LOC139366961 gene encoding V-type proton ATPase catalytic subunit A-like, with protein sequence MDLSKLPKIRDEEKESEFGYVHGVSGPVVTATAMAGAAMYELVRVGHSELVGEIIRLEGDMATIQVYEETSGVSVGDPVLRTGKPLSVELGPGIMGSIFDGIQRPLKDINDLTQSIYIPRGVNIGALNRDLKWEFSPVKSLRVGSHITGGDIYGMVFENSLIKHKIMLPPRNRGTVTYVAPPGNYDVSDVVLELEFEGMKEKFTMIQVWPVRQIRPVTEKLPANHPLLTGQRVLDALFPCVQGGTTAIPGAFGCGKTVISQSLSKYSNSDVIVYVGCGERGNEMSEVLRDFPELTMEVDGKTESIMKRTALVANTSNMPVAAREASIYTGITLSEYFRDMGYNVSMMADSTSRWAEALREISGRLAEMPADSGYPAYLGARLASFYERAGRVKCLGNPEREGSVSIVGAVSPPGGDFSDPVTSATLGIVQVFWGLDKKLAQRKHFPSVNWLISYSKYTRALDEYYDKHFPEFVPLRTKAKEILQEEEDLAEIVQLVGKASLAETDKITLEVAKLLKDDFLQQNGYTPYDRFCPFYKTVGILSNIIAFYDMARHAVETTAQSDNKITWSMIREHLGEILYRLSSMKFKDPVKEGETQIKSDYAQLLEDMQNSFRSLED encoded by the exons ATGGACCTGTCCAAGCTGCCTAAGATCCgggatgaggagaaagagagcgagtttGGATACGTCCATGGAGTCTCCGGCCCAG TTGTGACGGCCACTGCCATGGCGGGAGCGGCCATGTATGAGCTGGTGAGAGTGGGCCACAGTGAGCTGGTGGGAGAGATCATCAGGCTGGAGGGAGACATGGCCACCATCCAGGTTTACGAGGAGACAT CGGGTGTATCCGTTGGGGACCCGGTGCTGCGGACAGGGAAGCCTCTGTCAGTGGAGCTGGGCCCAGGCATCATGGGCTCCATCTTCGATGGTATCCAGCGCCCCCTGAAGGACATCAATGACCTAACACAGAGCATCTACATCCCCCGCGGAGTCAATATCGGAGCCCTCAACCGAGACCTGAAATGGGAGTTCTCCCCTGTCAAGAGCTTACGG gTGGGCAGTCACATCACAGGGGGTGATATCTACGGGATGGTGTTTGAGAACTCCCTCATCAAGCACAAGATCATGCTGCccccgaggaacagaggaacagtcACCTATGTGGCTCCCCCCGGAAACTATGACGTCTCG gacgtGGTGTTGGAGCTGGAGTTTGAGGGTATGAAGGAGAAGTTCACCATGATCCAGGTCTGGCCAGTGCGACAGATTCGTCCGGTCACAGAGAAGCTACCGGCCAATCACCCACTGCTGACCGGACAGAGAGTACTGGACGCCCTCTTCCC gtGTGTCCAGGGAGGAACCACAGCCATCCCCGGAGCCTTTGGCTGTGGTAAAACTgtcatctcccagtccctgtcaaaGTACTCCAACAGTGATGTCATCGTCTACGTAGGCTGCGGGGAGCGAGGGAACGAGATGTCAGAAGTTCTGCGAGATTTCCCCGAG CTGACCATGGAGGTGGATGGGAAGACTGAGAGCATCATGAAGAGAACAGCGCTGGTGGCCAACACCTCCAACATGCCTGTGGCTGCTAGAGAGGCCTCTATCTACACAG ggaTTACGCTGTCTGAGTACTTCAGGGACATGGGCTACAATGTTAGCATGATGGCTGACTCCACCTCTCGATGGGCCGAGGCTCTCAGGGAGATCTCTGGTCGACTGGCTGAGATGCCCGCTG ACAGTGGTTACCCAGCCTACTTGGGTGCCCGTCTGGCATCATTCTACGAGCGTGCCGGCAGGGTGAAGTGTCTAggcaacccagagagagagggcagcgtCAGCATTGTGGGGGC TgtgtctccccctggtggtgaCTTCTCTGATCCTGTGACATCAGCTACCCTGGGTATCGTGCAG gtgttctggggtctggataaGAAGCTGGCCCAGAGGAAGCACTTCCCGTCAGTCAACTGGCTGATCAGCTACAGTAAGTACACGCGGGCGCTGGACGAGTACTACGACAAGCACTTCCCTGAGTTCGTCCCGCTGCGCACCAAGGCCAAGGAGATcctgcaggaggaggaggacctggctGAGATCGTACAGCTGGTCGGCAAG GCATCGCTGGCAGAAACTGATAAGATCACCCTGGAGGTGGCCAAGCTCCTCAAGGATGACTTCCTGCAACAGAATGGTTACACCCCCTACGACAG GTTTTGTCCCTTCTATAAGACGGTAGGCATCCTGTCCAACATCATTGCGTTCTACGACATGGCGAGGCACGCGGTGGAGACCACAGCTCAGAGCGACAACAAGATCACTTGGTCCATGATCCGAGAACACCTGGGAGAGATCCTCTACAGACTCAGCTCCATGAAGTTCAAA GACccagtgaaggagggagagacccAGATCAAGTCTGACTACGCCCAGCTGCTGGAGGACATGCAGAACTCCTTTCGCAGCTTGGAGGACTGA